Proteins from one Dromiciops gliroides isolate mDroGli1 chromosome 6, mDroGli1.pri, whole genome shotgun sequence genomic window:
- the LOC122732580 gene encoding metallothionein-2-like — protein MDPNCDCVSSGSCNCAGSCKCESCRCTSCKKSCCSCCPAGCAKYSQGGVCKTPQTESCSCCH, from the coding sequence ATGGACCCCAACTGTGACTGCGTGAGCAGTGGCTCTTGCAACTGTGCAGGCTCCTGCAAATGCGAATCCTGCCGATGCACCTCCTGCAAGAaaagctgctgctcctgctgcccaGCAGGATGTGCCAAGTATTCCCAGGGCGGTGTCTGTAAAACCCCCCAGACTGAGAGTTGCAGCTGCTGTCACTGA